GGAGGGCCTGTGAGCGCCGCTGCAACGACTGGCATGATCCTGCACGACCGCGTGCCGCTGATGGCCGAGGTGGACGTGCTGATCGTCGGCGCAGGTAGCGCCGGTTGTTGCGCCGCCATCGCCGCAGCCGAGGGTGGTGCGCGCGTAATGCTGGTCGAGCGTTACGGCTTTGCCGGTGGCACGAGCACAGGCGTGCTCGACACGTTCTATGGCTTCTTCACGCCCGGCCCGCAGCCGCGCGTGGTGGTCGGCGGCATCGCGGGGCGCGTGGTCGATGCGCTGGCGAGCCACGATGCGATCTACCTGCGGCCGAACACCTACGGCGCTGGCACCGGCGTCACCTACAACCCCGAGATCCTGAAGATCGTCTGGGATCGCCTGTTGACCGCTGCGGGTGTCGATGTGTTGCTGCATGCGCTGCTGATCGATGTCGAACAGGACCCGCACGGCCGACTGATCGGCGCGGTCCTGGCGACGCGTGGCGGGCTGCGGCGCGTGCGCGCCACGCGGTTCATCGACGCCAGCGGTGATGCGGAACTATGCCATCTGGCCGGCATCGAGTACGAACGGGCCGGCGACCTGGAACCGGCGCAAACGCTTACAACCACGTTCCGCTTGGCCGGCGTCGACATTGCCGCGTTCAACGCCGCCGGTGGCAAGCAAATGCTGGCCGAGAAGATGGCGGCCGCGGATCTGGATCGCTATCCGTTGCCGCGCCGCAAGGGAAGCTTCCACGCAATGGCGATTCCCAACTCCGCCTCGACCGTCGCGGCCCGCGTGGCAGACGTGAACCCAATGGATTCGACCGACCTGACGCGCGCCGAGATCACTGGGCGCGAGCAGGCCATCACCTACGAGCGTTT
Above is a genomic segment from Tepidisphaeraceae bacterium containing:
- a CDS encoding FAD-dependent oxidoreductase gives rise to the protein MSAAATTGMILHDRVPLMAEVDVLIVGAGSAGCCAAIAAAEGGARVMLVERYGFAGGTSTGVLDTFYGFFTPGPQPRVVVGGIAGRVVDALASHDAIYLRPNTYGAGTGVTYNPEILKIVWDRLLTAAGVDVLLHALLIDVEQDPHGRLIGAVLATRGGLRRVRATRFIDASGDAELCHLAGIEYERAGDLEPAQTLTTTFRLAGVDIAAFNAAGGKQMLAEKMAAADLDRYPLPRRKGSFHAMAIPNSASTVAARVADVNPMDSTDLTRAEITGREQAITYERFVREQVPGYANARLSGLATFIGLRETRRVYGEYRLTRDDCMTARRFDDAVLLCGAPIEDHRQGKDGQDETAWAYVPDGAAYDVPYRTLVPRGRDEVWVVGRCFSATHDAHASCRSMAQTMAMGHAAGAAAAMSLTGKCGAREVSVASLRDKLRTEGAVLETPTKVAQTAADAWRHNR